The DNA window CCTCCTCCGGCAAAGTCAACGGCCAGACTGCTCTGTGCGTGACCTACCAGTATGAGCAGTTTCTCCACGTAGGTGAGTGAACGCTGATGAAGCAACAGGGCCGGACTTGCTCCTGCTCTGCACACATCACAGACTTCAGCTTACAAAATTCTCTGTTTGCTCATAAAACAAGTAAACGTTTGCCCCGTGATCGGGCCTTGTGTAAGGCTGCCAGTAGCTTCCACACATGCAGACATGCATGAGTAAACACACCGCAGGGGTATTTGTACAAAGATGTTTTGACAGTCTGAGTCAAATCAATTATCGTGATCCAGTCTGCAGCCTACACGAGTTTGATATGAGAAATATAAACCTCCACCACTTCAGACAGTGGCGtctgacaaaaaaaacctgttatttaatttgtaaattgATGCAGATCAAatctaaaatctaaatctagtgaatttaaatgtgacatttgggcCTGGTGCTCTTCTGAGTGATCTTCTAGTGTCTCACTACTCATTATCTGGCTGttaaagttattgttatttttattgcaGCCTATAGTGTAACCACTCTGTAGCTTTTTAACTACAGTGATCATAATCTGTCCTTCCTCTCTTCTGTGTGATGCATTCCCCTCCCTCTCTAGCAAAGCAGCTGGTCTACCTCTACCCACGTGTCTATAACTGCTCTGTACCGGCTGCGTTCTCGGCCGACCTGCCCCAGTTGGCCCAGTTATGTGACGGCACCAAACCACCGCTGACCTCCGATAAGAGGGTGCAGCAGCTCGTCTCAGTCCAGGGGGAaaagtttttcagttttgtcaaATCCGAACGCTTCGTAGATGGTTAAGTATTCCTCATGCACTATGACACATTTACCTTTTTATCCCCCGTAGACTTTTAGTTGctccatgaaaaaaaaatttgcaaaCAGaagcacattttctttttttttaaaaagacaatggAATTACACAAACGAACCACGTTGTCACCTGAATATTTACTTCACAAAAACAATCTAAACTTCAGTTTTAAACTCTGCTAAAGCATCTATTTACTGTGTTGTGTGCACATTTCAAACGCCATATTGACTCTTATCAGATGTAAACACTATCGTCTCAGAACAGAGAAGTGTGTGAACTCACCCCACCCAAGCTCTTCAGAATAACCCTCGGATCCTGATGTATTTGGCCAGTGATCTGCAAACTCGATCATATTATTGTAGAAAGTTGGTTGAACTTCATTTTCCATCTTGgattgtttcatttgatttgtagTGGCCCTGAAAGGCCAAACTAAATATTGTGAGAAATCACCAaaataagacttttttttttgtttaaaacacaaacaatttcaTAGCATTATAACCGGGTTCACTTTGGtatgtatttataattatacCTAAATTTATAATCCTAACTAACCCTTTCACTGCTGTTCACACAGATATCTACACAGGCTGGGTGGCGCAGGTCCTGGACGCCGACCTGCTGGTGGAGTCGTGGCAGAGACAAGGTCACGATCTGCCCTCCAACTGCTCCCTGCCCAAACACGTCATGAACATCAAGAGGGTTCATCTCCCCGGATCGCTCCCGTTCAAGTCCTACCACGACCACTCCAAGTGGTGTGTGTCGCAGGGTTATGACAACAACGTGACCTGCCTGGGGGACATGAACAGGGAGACAACCCAGCTGAAGCACGGCGGGGGGCTGATCTGCTCCCTCAACCCTCTGATTTACAGGGCTTTCCGACAGGCGGTGGACTGGTACATTGGCTGTTGActgagagagacggacagaacGATGTGGACTCTATGAGTCTGTCACTCAGAGGTTTAAAGAGGTTTTGAATCTGTGCAGGTGTAGGCATccctttaaaggtccagtgtgtaggtTTAAGATGGATCTGTCAGCAGGGTCTTATAACCTAAATCTaagagttgttgtgttttagTTGCCTTAGTAATTTGTTCTTTGACTTTAAGGCCACAGGGataggtgaggtgaggggtatctGTTGGAATGCATTATGCTCTTccaccactagatatcactatACCCCACAACCTTTTAAAAAGATACAAgaatttttaaaacattagcTTCTTTAAGAGCTTGTACGCTAAGTGAATCTTAGCCAAGTACATTCATGTAGTTCTCATATCACAGTTAAACATCACTCTAGTATTTTGTTGTGACTCTTTCTTtaataaagcaaaaaataatatttgtttttgtgtccatatgtttttattgaaaacttGCATCACAACTCTTACATGTGTGTTATTTGTATATTAAAACcttcatttttttcactttttatgaGGAACtaccaaaaagaaaaacatctcatttTGATATATTCAAACTTTAAAAGTTCAAAATCAAAGGTGAGGTATTAGGATAAAttcagatataaatatatttcaggATCTAGGATGTCTGAATCAGGACCAACCAAGCTGACCATATTCATTTTCGGTTTGATGCCTGAAACAAAGATAACTGCAACTTGAATAACAGTCTAATACAAACTACACACCAGCTTTTAATTGTTATACTTCCTCTCTTAACACAACTTTACTATCTGTAAGTCAAAATGCATCAGATTTGAAGTAATGGACTTCAATATCACACtgaacctcacacacctcatgATTAGAACTGAGTGACTCGAATGAACTTTATCTCATTCAGGCATCAATGTCAGATCATCTTATTTAAAACTTAAAGCAGGGACGCTGAGGAAAAACATGCTGAGggtttgtgctgctgcagatagaaaaacaaaagacttgtatatgtatacatttgtttattcttttttaaatgctaGGTTGAGATCTTTGCTTTTCTATGGTGCAGCACCTCCCTCTTGACAACATTACAATACACACTGCATCCTTCTGAGCCGTAAGGATAGATTACCAAGTTTGGGCAAAAAAATCGATGACTCATCTGCAGTGACGCTTATAAATGTGGAAGAACTTAGCTCATTGAAGGTTTCGGTTTCATTTCACGAGGACATTTGATGAAAGCATCTTAACCAGGCAGACATGGAGATGATGAGATATGTAAGTAAagtgtttatatgttttaaacTTGCCTCAGGTGTTGGTTTAGGTTGTGTATGGTTTAATGTTGTGTCTCTTCTTTCTTACAGAGGCACttaaagacaaactgaaattcacacattcatactcgAATACTGAACTGTAAAACTGCTGTGTTCTGCAGCTTTTAAATAACTACAGAATGCGATCCATATGTTTTAGATAATGGAGTGAACTGAGTTCATAGTTTGTTGCACTCTGTTGATTTTACATAGAGATGTTGACTGTTGCTTtgaataatgtttaaaaaatgaatggaTCTGGTTTGGGTGAACTATAGGTTGAACAGTCCAGGAAATGCAAAACTCTTGCAGCCTAATGATAGGAAAAAATGCTTCAGAaggaaaattaaatttaaaagtatGAATAAACATAAGTAAATGAACAGAAATTCAACCagaaagaagatgaaaaaaTAGAGCAAAAAATTTAATTAGATAACAATTAAGATTTTGCTTTAagttattaaatcaaattaaatagatcACCCCAACAATATACAATTTtacaaataatgttttaaaaagggATTTAGAAGCATCCAAAGATCCAGGGTAGAAGAGAGGACCCTAcatccatattttattttgatgcatCTAATCTAATAATGGGTTTTATTGTAGATAATTTaggtttaaatatataatatataacaagcttctgtgtttgtctccagctCTACACATGTTTTCTCCAGTAGTTattaaacacaaattaaatttaaattcctCAGTTAGACTGTTATGATCTCATGCATCTTTTACTGTAATTAGCATATCGGACCAAAGTTACGATAAAAAGATTCACTGATATAGAAAACCCTATATCACAGAGACAGCTAATTTATCTGACATTGTAACTTCCGGActttgtttgactgtttcagaAAACAGTGATAAGATTCCTCTTTAGCGCTGGGATCTTCTTTCAAGCCTGCGAATCAGATGTGAGTTGCAGGAATGACGATGGAAACGAGGTCGACTGGTTGGTGGAAACTTCGATTTGTGGCAGTTTATATTTTCACCTATTTTCAGTATCAGCTGGAtgcatgacaaaaataaatttctCTCTGTGCCATTAGGTACATCTTATACAAGTTGCCCAACAAGAAAGACGGTGGTCTGTCATATCTGTACATGGATGAGAGCACCAATGGTTGGATACGCAGCAGAAAGACTATCGACAGCAACTCTGGCACCCTGGCCCACACCCTGAAACCTCTTCTCGACTTCTACGACAGAAAGGTAACACGTGTCTCTCTGGCATGACAGCCTGCAGTCACAAGTCCTAACAGTGTCATTGTTCCTTTTTAGACGGAAGGATTTGGATATCTGCTCCATAACGATCAGCCTCCACGACAAGTGAGAGCTGGTCCATCATATGGACACAGTAAAGGTGGGAGCTGCAATCTTTCACTGAATTGCTTTCGAAGCCGAAAAACATCCCAATATAACAaaactgtgtttctgtttcttctgtttttacGACCTGAAGGAGTCGTAATGTTGGACAGACGAACTGGAGTCTGGCTCTCACACAGCACACCAAAATTTCCAACATATCGCAGTAAAGACTTCTGGCCTAAAAGTGGAAATGCTAATGCTCAAACATTTATATGTGTCACTTACCCCTATGCTACATTCAAACAAATAGGTAGGTTAATGctattttttaatttgctctAAATGGGAGACAATCCCATTGACCAATAACATCTTGTATATAAATTCTCAGGACTGCAGCTCAAATACATCCACCCTTATTCATTCGACTCTGACATACCAACAACCTTTCCACCTGACCTGCGCTTTGTGGCACAGAGAACCCGCTACCAGAACAATTGGCCCTTGGACAATGTCATGTTCAAGGTAGTGAACCTGACATCGGTGAAAGGACAGAACTTCACCAGCTTTGcaaaatacagaacatttggggatggtaAGTGTTTGCAGtctaaaaagttaaaattagGTTGATGATAAACTTGATAAATAGGAAACACTTGCTCTCACTAAGAAAATGTGTCACCCTGTACACTGAGAAAAATAATTGCTACCAACAttaaaaattactttttaaactACATTTTTTCTGGAGACAGAAGTATCGATTCTCAGGGGATGCATCAGGGAGACATCACCTAATCTGAGCTGTCTTTTCTAAAAGGAGTCTTATCATCTCCCCCTGGTCCGTGGCCAGTCACAGTGGCCACGGACTGCTGGGGACTAagtgaaatagaataaaactaaaatgatcaAATAGACCTGAACCATAAATAGTTTTTTCAAAGTGAATATAGCCAATGGATTAATAAAAGTTTTACCAATTGAATTAATTTGAGTTGGTCCcaaaactttcttttttcagGGTATGTAtccaagttgtgtttttttttatgtacttgtgaaatgtttttctaaaatgttgtGCACTTCTCTTTTTCATGGTTTATGTGTTCCGCTTTGTTTTCACTGTCTTCACAGATATTAACTCTGGCCTCATTGTAAATCACTTGAAGCAGGATCTGTACGTCAAGAGCTGGGGAACTTTGAGTCGCCCTCTGCCTTCTAACTGCACCATCCCTCACCATGTGTACAATGTGAAGAAGGTAAAACTTCCCGGCACGCAAACCTTCACCGACACTGTCGATCACTCCAAGTGGATTGTGACTGCTGACCGTGTCTGGACCTGCATCGCCGACATGAACAGGGAGGAGAGTCAGAagggcagaggtggaggagccaTATGCATCAATGATGCTTTGATCGGTGATGCTTTCTTCTCACTGATCAGGGAGAGAGAGCCATGTGACGGTGAACATGCTGGTGATCCACAAAGAGCTTTAACGGCACAACCCtctgaattcatttttttaaaaattcagGAAAATGAAGTAACTTATACAgaaatttgttttgttgtactGTATGAATTTGTAGAAATTATATCCGAGTTTGTTTTACAGGGTTCCTGCCGGTTCttaaaaagtattataagtagaTATACATTTAGGGAAAAGCAAGacccttaaaaagtcttaaatctTTTTCACATTCAAGACCctttacatgtgttgttttttcgaTGTGATAGCATATTTGGCCAAAGATTTTGTTAAAAGTTTATGTGAATTCCTTTATTCTAGTCCTCACAACAGCTTAGCAAAAAAATGACCTTGCGTTCAAGCGGGGACGGGGCTCAAGCGGCGTTGCTAAGCAACGTTTGTCTCAGAGCGCGAGACTGCAGCGCGATTAGCGCTTGTCATTTTGTCAAATCTTCCATGTAGAGGACGGCTTGCTGCAAATATTGCgctattaattatttatattgctGCAAAGGAATAGGCAACAGGGAAGTGTAAATTGGCAGAGTCGTGGTCGGAAAACGAGCAGTTCAAGCCCTGGTTGAAGCTCGTCGCT is part of the Limanda limanda chromosome 9, fLimLim1.1, whole genome shotgun sequence genome and encodes:
- the dnase2b gene encoding deoxyribonuclease-2-beta isoform X1: MTSLFSLCCQALILFLCYADCGAEISCRNEAGQPVDWFIIYKLPRYKIGEVGSGVDYMYLDSSLKSWQMSKFMINASQGAVANTLNQLYMGEVYKSNNSAYALYNDAPPLMDYIQDYGHTKGGLLFDRSQGFWLSHTVPHFPSFPERGYLYPSSGKVNGQTALCVTYQYEQFLHVAKQLVYLYPRVYNCSVPAAFSADLPQLAQLCDGTKPPLTSDKRVQQLVSVQGEKFFSFVKSERFVDDIYTGWVAQVLDADLLVESWQRQGHDLPSNCSLPKHVMNIKRVHLPGSLPFKSYHDHSKWCVSQGYDNNVTCLGDMNRETTQLKHGGGLICSLNPLIYRAFRQAVDWYIGC
- the dnase2b gene encoding deoxyribonuclease-2-beta isoform X2, with translation MCWIHFQNCGAEISCRNEAGQPVDWFIIYKLPRYKIGEVGSGVDYMYLDSSLKSWQMSKFMINASQGAVANTLNQLYMGEVYKSNNSAYALYNDAPPLMDYIQDYGHTKGGLLFDRSQGFWLSHTVPHFPSFPERGYLYPSSGKVNGQTALCVTYQYEQFLHVAKQLVYLYPRVYNCSVPAAFSADLPQLAQLCDGTKPPLTSDKRVQQLVSVQGEKFFSFVKSERFVDDIYTGWVAQVLDADLLVESWQRQGHDLPSNCSLPKHVMNIKRVHLPGSLPFKSYHDHSKWCVSQGYDNNVTCLGDMNRETTQLKHGGGLICSLNPLIYRAFRQAVDWYIGC
- the LOC133010956 gene encoding deoxyribonuclease-2-alpha-like; the encoded protein is MEMMRYKTVIRFLFSAGIFFQACESDVSCRNDDGNEVDWYILYKLPNKKDGGLSYLYMDESTNGWIRSRKTIDSNSGTLAHTLKPLLDFYDRKTEGFGYLLHNDQPPRQVRAGPSYGHSKGVVMLDRRTGVWLSHSTPKFPTYRSKDFWPKSGNANAQTFICVTYPYATFKQIGLQLKYIHPYSFDSDIPTTFPPDLRFVAQRTRYQNNWPLDNVMFKVVNLTSVKGQNFTSFAKYRTFGDDINSGLIVNHLKQDLYVKSWGTLSRPLPSNCTIPHHVYNVKKVKLPGTQTFTDTVDHSKWIVTADRVWTCIADMNREESQKGRGGGAICINDALIGDAFFSLIREREPCDGEHAGDPQRALTAQPSEFIFLKIQENEVTYTEICFVVLYEFVEIISEFVLQGSCRFLKSIISRYTFREKQDP